TCTACTGATTCAGCCTTGGTCCACATCAATAAGGACCATATATATTCATCAAAATAAACCGATTTTGAACTAAGAAACTCATGTAACCTGAGCCAGCTTAATTTGTTTCCTCTGTTAAGATTGAAAAGCTTCATTAATGTGAACACATTTTCTTATAAATTGAACTTCTAAGTTCCACCCGAGATATTTTTTTAACTACACATTTTCAATATTAGAATTTTTAGTTAACATACTTGTAGTCCTGATCTGCCCTTTTTTTTAAGAAGCACACTTAGCATACAACCAAAAAGTAGCGACTCATGGTTTTGCTTGTTAATCTTAGCATACAACCAAAACCTTGAACATCCTGGCCAACATAAACTCCACATCTTTCAAGTCAACTTATGTGATTTCATACTGAGATTATTTCTTAACTATAACATATAATCAAGATTTCTTCAGAAAGTATTTTAGTGACACTTTAACCCAATTTATGCCAAACTTCTTCGGAAAGTCTTTCAAGTAAACTTATGTGATTTCACAAACAGCTTTTATTTGTTAACTGTGACCACATCTATTCAGGACTTCTTCAGTCATTAACTATTTCAAGGACATTTTATCCCATTTCACACCAATCGTCTTCTAAAAGCCATCTCTTTCCAATGTTATTGCATATACATGGCAAGTGTGATTCTTATCTTCAACTAGTTTAACCATATTCTAAAACTCATAATACTAACCAAACAAAGTTGATACATCTAGtggcaaaattgagaaataaagaCATCGAGTTAATCAAGCTAAAACCATCAGCATGAAACCACATCCAGCCACTGTAAGAACTCATTATTATATATACGAAAGAAACGAGGCTGCAGGTGAAGTTAACAACTATACCTCATCTTCATCTTCCTCCGATGGAGATATTGCATCAGCAGCTTCATCAGCATCTTCTTCATATTCATCTTCATGGTCTGGCTCATCTTCCCTTGCATGTGGTGGGGAACGATCAACCTCCTCACCATCACTTTCATACTCAGATTCCTCCCTGTCGCTCTCAGAGTATTCCTCAAGTGGACGCCTCAGTGGGCGAGCAGCAGACACAGATGGCTTGTGTTGGACATTCCTATGTGAATTTGACTGTTGAACCATACAATAATTGGAAATATCAGGTCAAAGAGAAAAGACTGATAAATAATTTATCTATAAAAGTGTTACTGGACTCCTGGTTTTTTCAAGATACCATGGGAACAGTACATACTGATCACCAGTCTGGCCAAGTACCAGTGAGAAAGCATACAACTTAGTATTGTCTGGTATGTTGACCTTTTTATAAAATTCTTTtggtgacactgggcagtacaacTCCATATACCCCTTGTTATCTTAAAACTGCATCAGTCTGACAAATTATTAAACCTAGTATCAGTATGGTAATTATAACCTTAATTGGAGCAACCTTCTTTGCATTGATTATGCGTCTCTCAGCCCTTGCTTCTGCTTCCAAATCTTCCTCAAAACGATTTCGAGCTGAAGCCCGATGAGAACTGTAATAGTCATCTGCCTCATCTTCCTGCAATCAAGAAATGCAAACTTAAGTATGGAACAATTATTTCCTGCAGTAAATGACAAGACATGTAACCATAACTCAGTTCATCAAATTGTATAAAACATGTAAAGAGTTGAATGCCAACTAAGGACCAAATAGTTATCACTACTGTTTCCCATATTTAAAAATTTGGTGGCCATTAACTAGTTGGAAGATTTGAAGATGGAACAGTCATCAATGTTGTCATGATCATTGATTGATCATGAGGCCCAAAAGAGTCAAAAGTTGTTTTTAAAGAGAATAGAAGTATAAATTCCtactttcaaaaattaaaagTTGTGTAAAAGAGCTCTTGTAAACATTTTCTCTGATGGAAAACCAAATGTTTGTAAGTTACCAAATCCAATGAGCAAAACAATGATAAATCCATATGGCCATCTATGCTCCACCAAAGACTAGAAGGCCACAAATGCCTTTACAGGGGGAAATCACACATAAGCAGTAACCACTAAAGATTCATAAAcaataaaacaatgataaatccaTATGTCCATCTATGCTCCACCAAGCAAGGACTAGGAAGGCCACAAACGTCCTTAAAGGGGAAGAACACACATAAGCAGTAACTACCAAAGACTCGTAAACAATATGCCACAAACGACAAAATAATTAAGTAGGGAGCAAAGCAAAGCAAGATAAGAAAAATTGCCCAGCACATTTGCCAAGTAAACAATCAAGAGATGACatgcattttattttatattcctcAGGAAGAAATGTCTTGGCTTCAAATCCTTTGGAGGTTCCAGCTCTCAAAATCGAGGAGGACAGAATTATTAAGATATAACTTATAACAAGCTAGCATTCTATGATATCTTAAAGCAAACGAAACAAAATAAGCCAGTATCTTTGGAAATTTTTAGGCAGCTTTACCCATGTTAATATGCAGTCAGTCAATTTTTGTAATAAACACAGACCTCATCAAGTGCATCCTCCAAAAACCCTGGAGAAAGTTGTCTTCGCCCTCTATGGACAGGTTGCGCATATTTGCGATTCACTTTTTCCCTTTTTCTGTGAAGAAGTTCATTGGCTCTAATAGTTTGACCTTCAACCTGCAATTATTCAACTAAGTATAAGCAAATAACCAGTCTAGCAGGAGGCTCAAAGCAATAAGATATGTCCAACAGAAAATTGTGCATTAGTTACTAATGTAATTAATCAAGTCATCCTTGGGTTACCATAGTGCCATGATGtttgattatattaaaaaaaaatgtttgattatattaaaaaaatgagcAGATGCTGTGTTTTTACCCTTTCTTTTGCTTCCTTCTCTTTCTCTGGATCAATTTCTGTAATACAGTTCTTCACCTTATAAACTTTCTTATGACGTGAATCAACAAGAGCAGTTAATAAACGATGGGACTTTGACAATAATGAAGATGGCATAAACTTCATCTTTCGTAAAAGCCTCCCTTGAGATTGCAAAATTCCCTGCATCACCCATATGTAACTTAGGCTAAGAATTGTAGCTAAGATTAAAAATCATGGGAACAAAGAAATAAAACTGCAGATATGACAAGATTAAGGATTAGAAATAAATCTGCAAATTCTGCACCTTTCCATGACGAAGAAATAGGTGGCTTTGATCCTGACGTGCATCATGCACTGATATATCAAGAACTTCATTACCAATTAATAACTGTAGgcttccatctttccatctcacaAACCGTGCATTGCTTTCATACTGAAAAGGAAAGCATAAAATTGTTAGATATATGAACTAAAATAAGCCAGAATAGATAACAAGTTCTGTTAGTGTCAAAACTTCTCTACTTGGTTGCTAATCCACTGAATAAAAAAGATCCATACTACTTTTGAGGCCCTCAGATCTTCAAAGCATACCAAtgaattcaaaattcaaaaaataaaagaaggatCATAAAAACACACAAGAAAGACATCTAACACCAAAAtatatgatataaaaaaaaattgtagttGATCGAAGAAAACTGGGAAAATCTTCAGTGATGCCAAGGaacaaaacaaagaacaaaaaagGGCAAAAGAAAAACATAGTCCCAATTCCAACTTTTCATGTATATCCTTAGTATTCACTACTAATAACTACATTCAGTTCAGCAGAGATCCTCATAATTCTTAATTCAAAACCTTAATAATGAATCACTCGATATCTTAACATGTAAGAAGGTGACTACTACGATCCAAAACTTAAATTACAAGTTAAATATCAATCTataaattttcatatattttttaaaccagTACGTTAATACAATTATTCTAAACACCAAGGAGAATGAGGGGAAAAAAAGCTGCATGTAGCTAGCCAGTAGAAACAAATAGCAAAAGGCCAAGGCCACAAAGAAAGCTATAAATACCATTGTTTCAACAGATCACTTGACAAGTAGATGACCATAGATGGCAAACGTTCAATGCCACAAAGGCAGCAATCAAATTACTGATGTATACAAGATTATATCTTTTTACAAATAAACTACAACTGGAACCTTGAAATATTAACAAATTAAGGAAATACAGAAGTCAATATAATTCAGATGAAATCATTACTTACAGAGACTGTGCCATCACGATTCTTGACTGCTCTCCAGCGGACAATATTGTCCTCTAGACGAATCCGCTTCTTCACACCAGATTCATCAGTCACAAAAACATCTTCTTCCACGAATGTCTTAGGATCAAAGGGCTTTGGATCAATATTCATAATGTTAGACACTTTAATGACGTTCATCTGAAAAGAAAAAGCCTTCTCTTAGAAAAGACATGCTGTTATGCTATAAAAATCACAGAAGTTATAGAACCATATAACAGATCATCCATACATTGGCAGAACAACAAATGTCattttcattcaataaatccatgTGACTCTATTCTCAAGAAAGAAATATTATTTACTTCTGTTTAGACAACAAGTCTACAAGGGAAGCAAAGTTACCGACTCTAGTTTTCCAATTCTAAATAGTTATGAAGTTGGCAATGCAGGTTTGTAAACACAATACGTCAACAAATGATAATTCgtgagaaataaaaaaagaaatggttATGAGTAGCCCTACAGGGTGATCTTTGACCAGAAACTCATCAGACCAGACACAGGAAAAGAAGATAAAAGGCTTGAGTAAGTACAAAAGGATAAACCACAACCATTTCCATAAGTCATTGCATACAATATCGTGTACAAacttaagagaagaggtatgtaGAGGAAGTAGCTGCcgtaatataaattaaaaaaattagcaagcAAAATTGCTCACTCTATCAGGTCGACCTGGTGGAGCTCGTAATGGAACCTCCAAATCCAGTGGAGGGCCAACTGGTTTATCTTTAGGTTTTTCTTCAAAATTCTCATCCTCTGATGCATACTGCATATCTTCATCGGGCACTATATCTTCTGGTCTTAAATCTCTCTCGTAGTTTGTTTCCTCCTCCGCAGGAGATCTCTGGCACAGAAGAaaaacatatacacatatattttcTGTGATTGTAACAAACAAAACCAGTATAGAAAGAGCAACCACATTTACAATTTTATATAGGATAAATAATTCAAGTAAGAAACAATTTGTATACTGCAATGTTGTACACAAATCGACTTTTACATAATAGTCCTCAGATATTTGCTAAGAATGTAAATCGTATAGATAATTTTTCCTGACAATCTTACATTTTTTTACTCTTAGTTCAGCAAATGCTACATCTGGTTCATACTGTAAATCTATCACACAATAAAAAAACCCCATCTTCTTAAAGTTCACAGATAACAAGAGCACAAAACCTTTTAACAAAGGCATTTTTCTGTTACAATCTAATCTCAGGTCAACCACATGGTTTGTGTAATTTGGGTGTCTATTAAAGGTGTCCACCACTACCCTTTCCAGTTCAAGTATGTAAGTCAGAATTCTATCTCCATATTCCATTGGCTGGATGAACTAACCAATAACAGTATCTTCTATGCCAAGCAATTTAGTCCCTGTTTGGACATGAAAACATACATTACCTAACAACATAGACCAGAGAAATGTCTTAGATAACCTATTTCAATTAATTAAATTTGAAGAACCCTAACAAACATTTCCCTTTGTAGGAAGAAAGCAAATAGTGATTGTGTAACAGTCTCACATGTAAATCATCCTCAATTTCATCTTGACCACCATATTCAGCTGGTTCATCCTCATCAGAATCTCCAAATACATCACGAACAACTTCATTGTCTTTTTGCTCACTCGTCAGCCTGTCATAAATGTGGAGAAATTACCAGCACATGAAATTGAAGCGTCCCAAACAGAGTTATGTAAAGAAAACAAGCTAACCAATACTATAGAACAAAAGTAAAGTGGAATTAAGTGGATAATGCATGAGCATATAAGGTTTCCCCTTCTATTGCAAACCTGAACACGATTATGTCATTGTTACTTGGGAATTGAACTTTAACAGCTGGAAGAAGATGCCTGAACTACAAAAAGCACTATTCCTATAACATCAGTCACAAAGAATCCATTATAGATGCTTGGCCAGAGAACCCATCAAAATGAACTGTTTGAAAACATTCAAAACGGACTTATAGAAAACGTCAAAGTCATCCTCGAGATAGTGCTAAATCTTATTTGCTGAGTAGTGCACTTAACAAAGTCAGAACACAATAACTCAAAATAAGCATACATTTTACCATTATAGTAGAAGTTTTTTGTTCAACAAGAATTTAAGCAATGGATAACTATAACAAGTATCTCACAAGTTGACTACTAACTTGGAATTACAATAAGTCTATAACAAGTATCTCACCATTTGACGAATGACTTACTTTACTATAACAAATACCATACTATTTGACTAATGACTTGGATCTAATCATGGAACATGTGAGTGGAAACACAACTCATTGAAATTTCACCTTGGCTTCCGAGGTTGATCGGAGTCAATGTCTTCATCTTCATGATCAGCATAACGATTACCTTCAGATTCTTCAGACTCACTAGCCACCACTTCTCTTCTCCGGCTAGTAACTACCCGTTGCCCATAACCCTCCTCCTCACTCTCAGCATCTTTGGGTTCACTTTCCATCTTCTGGTCACTGACTTCTCTTTCGGCAGAACTCTGAACCCTTTCCCCATCACTCTCCCCTTGCTCAAGATCAACATCATATGCTTCAGCTTCACTTTCCACTTCAACCTCTCCTTGACCCTCAATTTCACCTTCACCTTCACCTTCACCCTCACCCTCACCCTCACCCTCACCCTCACCTTCACCTTCATCATTTTCAGCCTCACCTTCCCCTTCATCCTGAAACACACAAAAAGGGACGTTGATGAGAAAAACACTGATTAACCAAGCAAGGTTCCAAAAGTAACAATAACAGCGAGCAAAACAACGGCTCAGAAGACATATCTAATATTCAATGCCAGATAGGATCACTTTAGTGTAAAATATTCACTGTTTCAAACTTTAGCATTGCAACATTATATAGCACATTCAAGTACATTAGATTATACCATATGCCATTGGATCAAACAATCCAGAAAATAATATTCGACCAATTCAAACAACAACAGAAACAAAGAACATAATTGATCCTCAAATTCAAAGATTCTGGACCGTTCAAACAACAACCAAAATAAAGAACAATACAGCAGATGCTAAAGTTCAATGATTCTGAGAAACATACACAAAAACATCATTAACTACGCTGCACGCAAAAAGCCTTGTGaaagtcttttttattattattatgaaacaTTAGATGTCATTCTTCTAATTCGATTTCTTGATATCATAAGAAAATTAGAAGTCACAGTTTAACCATAAAGGAACGGTCCATCTTACAAAGACCCGTACCCATTTATCCTTACGTTTTTTCACAGAACAACTTCCTTCGAAACAAAAATACACAAAAGGAACAGGTCCACGGTCCTACAACCCCTACAGAGTTCATCTATTTATCGCCAAAACGAATAAAGAAGACGCGGACTTGCTTCTATCTTAAATTACGTTATTTCTACAATCAGAACATGCGTTAACAAAACAAATTCCAAAATTTAACCTTTTCCGTAAACAATTGAAAACGACAAAAACAAATAACACTTCGATTCTATAACCCTAATTCCTTAACCACGACAAGAAGCTGAAGAAAATGCTTCATTGCAATCAGGTACCCTTCTCACACTTTAAATTCGGATAAGATACCAGTCATGGACTCCGAAACATCAGAAATTAGGGCAAAAATAAGGGAGACGAAGAATATAACCTAAATCAAAGGGAAATTTCCAACCCTCTTTTTTTGTTCGTTGAAAGATAAAGAGGGATACCGATTGGTAATCGGAGTGGTTGGTGGCGTCGTGCTGCTCGGAAtcgacctcctcctcttcttcctcttcgtccTCCGACTGCTCGCCGAAGAGGTTCTGCATCATCTGGTTCCTCGTCTCGTCCACCATCTCTCTTATCTCCTTCTATTCACCACTCCTTCCTTCCCTCTCTCACTTTCTCTCTCGATCTCCCTAGACCGATCAATCTCCCGCTCCTCCTCAGTCTCACTGGGTGTTCTCCGGATCCGCGCCGCAACCTTTTGCCGTCTCTGTCTGTGATTGCTCAGGCCTACCTTATACTCCGCTCCGTCACGTAAAAATTTTACGCTTTTTAATTACGTGATGAAATCAAATCATTCTCAGCCGTCAGATGAAGAAGTACGTGATGAAAAATATGTTTTACGCATATAACTTCTACTCTTTGTCTACCCGTTTGGTTATTGGGTGGAAAAACACCGTATGTGATGGTGAGAGAAAACAGGGTACGTTGGTTTTATGATATAACAAAAATCATCCAATACTTTTCGAGAAATATATtatatgatgatatattatttacATTATCATTTTATACCCCTAATAAAATGTCAAGCTTACCACCAATTATCAGACCACACAAATTCTCACGGTCAATTAATTctattttttcataaaaattaattaCATAATTTCTTCTAAATTATACACTTTAAAATGAATTTTGACGGTACTCTTCACGGGATCTACTAGTTACTTTTAGTTTATTTATTGAGGAATAACAAGGGAAAAATAAGATCAATTCATATCATATCACTAAATAGTcctaaatatctaaagcattattATGCTAACTTACCAGGCCTTCATACCCCTATTGTCCAATAGCAAGCTTAGTAATTTTAATTGGACTTTTTCGTTTACCCATTGGTACTTGGTTTGGTCAAGTTTCTAAGTAGGACCCACACGAACTCATCTGATTTCCCAATCATCTAGCAGGTGCATAACGGGCAAGTCGAAGAATAGTGGGCGTAGTATTGTTGTTTAACAAGAGTGGGTGACCTGTTGGACCCTTACGGCCTAACAGGAGGCCCAACCCAAGAGTGTTCGGATAAGTGAGGGTAGTAAAGTAATTGCACATCCATGTCGGCTGCTATAAAATCGGGCGCATTGGCCATTACGAAAACCCTAGTTTGCGCGGATCGCCGTCTCGGTCTTGGGCGCTCAAAGCAGCGACGGAGGAGACGGCAACCACAAACATGGAGAACGCCGTGGCCAAGACCGTGAAAGACGTCTCGCCCCACGAGTTCGTCAAGGCCTACTCCGCCCACCTCAAGAGATCCGGCAAGGTCCGATCCATCTTCTCCTCCTCTATCGTTTGTGTTCTCACTCTTTCTACGTAATCGTGTTATTTTATCGTTTGTCGTGATCCTTTTAGGATTTATATCTCAGGTTTTGGTACCGTAGATCCACTTTTACTTTCTATCTGGTAGATCTGATTGCTTTGGAAGTGCGTCTTATGTAGACGTCGAACAATGGGTAGAGGACTTTCTGTTTCTTGACATGGAACGGTTTGATCCTGAGCTGTTGTCTCCTTGTTTTTCTGAACTCAGCACTTACGAATTGCGAGTgctgattcaaaaaaaaaaaattatttaatgtaTTATGATTGGGGTTTGCAAATGGACTGGAAATGCCTTAAGCATAGATCATTGTGAATGAGGGATGGTTTTGATTTTTTAGGCTGCAGCATTCGAATTGAATGAGTAATCAGGCTTTTTGTAGAATGAGCTTGGTATTAGTGCTCTTTTAGTAGGTTTTTTTTTATTGTGTAGTATAATTTGGTCTACCTGTATTTGACAGATGTGCTATTTACTACCCTATAATGAAGTGAGACTTTGAAAATTCTATTGTGAATTATATATGAGATCCATAGAATCTGCAAAGAAAATTTAAATTGTTATTTTAATTAGATACAAAAAATGTCTAATATTAGGGGAAATTGTGTCAGAAGTGATGATGGCATAAAGGTTATGTCCAGGTTCTATAATAAATGGTGAATGTTTTTTTTAAGGTAGTCTATTTCCTtcattttttgttttctgttatcTTATTTACTAATAAGAAGGCAAGGCAGAGTAAAACTTGGTCAAGGGAATCTATTTATATAAAAGCTTGACTGGAGTGCAAAAATCACAAATTTGTTTATCTTAGTGCATTCACATAGCTTGCTGTGTGATTTATGCTAATATTTCTGCTTGTATGTACTCTTTCTTGTACAATGCTTTGTGGTATAGCTGACCCCAACCAAGTGCTTTCAAGTACTTGAGGTTGCTTAGGTAATTAAGTAAAGAAGCTTAATCCTCCGTCAAAGCATTACTGGTGACTGTTGATTTTCTGTATTTCATTCTTCCACTTCCTGTCATTTGGCGCAGATGCCAGATATTCCTATGGTTGTTAATCTTCTGTTGCAgtaggtatatttggtccttttcTTCCATGTCTCTGAACCACCCCTTATCTAACGTGCGCCACTCATATAGTTGGTTTTGAAGCTAATTCTCTGTCATGCTCCAGTAGTTGTTTTCTTAAAGTAAATTTTCTGTGGTTGGCTATTATCTGAGGATTGAGAACTCAAGAAACGCAGAAAAAGCAACAATGTGATTTGCTGGAGATATCAGTCATACTCTATATGATTCTATCGTCACCTGAAAGAAGCACAATTGTTTTTGCACTTTGGATAAACCCTTCTCGATAATTATTCTGATTCTATTTTTCTCACCAATTTTATCGATAGATGGAGCTTCCTGAGTGGACGGACATTGTGAAGACTGGAAGGTTCAAGGAACTTGCTCCTTATGATCCTGATTGGTACTACATCAGGGCTGGTAATGTCACACTGATGATAACCTCCATAATAGCACTGATGTTGCTGGGAGAGATTATTGGTCACATCAGTTCCCATTTGATGCTAATGTCTTCCATTTAACTGCTGCAGCTTCAATGGCAAGAAAGATATACTTGAGGCAGGGCATTGGTGTAGGTGGCTTTCAGAAGATATATGGAGGTCGTAAGAGGAATGGAAGTCGCCCACCACATTTCTGCAAGAGCAGTGGGGCAATTGCTCGCCACATTTTGCAGCAGTTGGAGAGGATGAATATCATTGAAATTGAACCTAAAGGGTAAGGATTCCATGCATCATAATGTCATTTTGTTCTCGCTTTCTGGATGGTGTTCCTGATTACTTTACCcactttttttttgttctctaaATGAACACTGAAAGCTCCTGTTATTTCTATGGTATGATAATTCACATTGTGGCATTGCTAGTTCAAACAAACTTGAAATGCCTTTTGAGATTACTTGTTTTACATCTCGATAAATAATATATCTCTTGGCTACACGAGCAACAGTTGATAGTTGCTGCATCTTTTACGATGTCTGCATTCCATACTATCTTTTACAAGGGTAATTTATAGACATTTCAGGGCACCTGAAATAATGTTTATGTTATATTCAGACTAGAGCATGCTAATATCTTTATTCATTTTAATGTCCTGTACTATTTTCTATGATGATATATTAGATGAATGCCTCTGACTACTTGTTGCAAAATTTAGAACATTTCAGTTGCACCTAAAGACTATGTAGATGGGATGTAATACCTCCATATGTGAGAAGCCTGATAAATTAGAGCATGATAACATTATTTTTTTGCACCACCATGATTTTCTTTGTTCAGTTATACTAGATGGCATATTTCAGTAATGTTTTGTTTGCTTGTAATGGTTTTAGTGGGAGGAAGATTACGTCTCAGGGGCAGCGGGATCTCGATCAAGTTGCTGGTCGTGTCTAGATGCTGACTTTGATCATGCTTTGGTTTAAATCTCGTCTGTTATAAACGATATTGCTCAGAGCTTTAGCATCAAAGTTGTATTAATTACAAGTTGACGTGTTTGGTGATTTTGACATGATTTATTTCTTGTATTAGATGATTTTCCTGTTTGAGATAAATGTAGGATTTACTTTAAAGAGACTTTGTTTCATTTCAATGTTGCTTTGAGACGTTATACTGCATCTGCGTTCTTTTTTGTCCAATTAGTTGTGGGATTCTGTTACATTGTGGATTTGAAGGTAGTTATTTGGTGCCCATATGAAATTTTTTCTTTGAGAGAGGGAGGTATTTATTCTatcattttatataaatttttttctttgagaGAGGGAGGTATTTATTCTATCATTTTTTCATTACTGAGGAGGTATTTATTCtatcattttatataatttttttttctttgagagaGGACGTTAGTGTTGAAATTGCTGTCCAATTAGCTCAAACCGTGAAGACTCAAAACATCTCTCTGCTAAAAGTTGTGCTCAAGTCTCAAGTCTAGTTATGGTTATAGGTTAAATGTTCATAAAATCATCTTTCCATCAAGCAGGTCATGGTTCGTTCTGACAGAGATACTTATAGCCTCTAGAATGAGATATAGACAATTATAAAGCTAAATTGACACCACAAGTATTTATAGCCTCAAGAGTGagactttttttttaaaaagaagtTATTGTCCAAAtacaaaagaaataaataaaagaggACAAGTCGTGCAAAATTTGCATGGCACAcatcaaagaaataaataaagaaagaaaaaaaaatcattctagGAGAGTTTTCTTGCATCTTTCCTACAACACACAACAATGCAATATGCCAAGAAACTCGTAACATAATTCCTCCTCGAATACACACTACACACCTGCAATTTCATAAAGAACCCCAGCGTCTAGAAGAACCTCAGATGTTGACTTCCAACAGCAATTAGAAACTCATACATCTTATTCTGATATCCAAACTTTATGTTGCCTTGTAAAACTGAAACATCAACTCATCTATACAAAGTGAATCATCTAAGCACACACATTCTGTACATaggaaaatattttctgaaatccatGCAGTCGTAATCTTCCGAGCAAAGTTATGAAGGAACTCTAAATGGCTGGAAATCCTCTTAAGAATCGGATGTCTttcttacggttcctttaggcggCGGTGCATATGGAAATCTTGGCTCCTTCGGAACTGTCTGGGGTTTTGTTGATCTTCCTCATGCCAACAAAGTTTAATTTAGAAACAGGAGATCACAGAATGAATGAGTTGAATTTAGCTGCTGAATTTAAAGAGAATAATGGTAGCTGCTTACTTTCTTGGGACCGTTGGTTGATCAAAGCAAGGCATGGGTTGTTGAGCTTTTAGCACAAGTTCTTTTCCAAGCcttcttttttcctcttcttcttccacctAATCAGACAATGTTAATAGATGTAGCAAGAAATGACAATAAAAAAATCCAAGTACTTTCATGTTTTCTTAGACTCTATACGTCCATTTATAGTGAATGTAGAGTATGAACCTTCTTCTGCCGTTCTCTCTCCATTTTCATTTGCTCCACAAAGCTCATACTCTCAGCAACCTGGAAAAAACGATGCCACAAATAACTTCTACTTGGATGTTAAAATGTAGTGATGTTCTTGTGTCAAAATTTGTACTTTTAAATACTATAAAATCGTAAGTTTGATCAGAATAATCTCAATGAAACAAAATGGAGTTCCAGTGTTGTAAAGGATGTAGAAAGCTTACATGAAGATCAAACTCGGCACGTTCTGCTGCATGTGCGTCACTGTGAAGAATAAGATCAATTGGTTCTGTTGGTTCCTTTACGTGAGGCTTTATCAGAATCTGAGTTAAATTAAAATTTGGAAGGTCAGGTTTA
This genomic stretch from Musa acuminata AAA Group cultivar baxijiao chromosome BXJ3-9, Cavendish_Baxijiao_AAA, whole genome shotgun sequence harbors:
- the LOC103997367 gene encoding protein LEO1 homolog isoform X2 — translated: MVDETRNQMMQNLFGEQSEDEEEEEEEVDSEQHDATNHSDYQSDEGEGEAENDEGEGEGEGEIEGQGEVEVESEAEAYDVDLEQGESDGERVQSSAEREVSDQKMESEPKDAESEEEGYGQRVVTSRRREVVASESEESEGNRYADHEDEDIDSDQPRKPRLTSEQKDNEVVRDVFGDSDEDEPAEYGGQDEIEDDLHRSPAEEETNYERDLRPEDIVPDEDMQYASEDENFEEKPKDKPVGPPLDLEVPLRAPPGRPDRMNVIKVSNIMNIDPKPFDPKTFVEEDVFVTDESGVKKRIRLEDNIVRWRAVKNRDGTVSYESNARFVRWKDGSLQLLIGNEVLDISVHDARQDQSHLFLRHGKGILQSQGRLLRKMKFMPSSLLSKSHRLLTALVDSRHKKVYKVKNCITEIDPEKEKEAKERVEGQTIRANELLHRKREKVNRKYAQPVHRGRRQLSPGFLEDALDEEDEADDYYSSHRASARNRFEEDLEAEARAERRIINAKKVAPIKSNSHRNVQHKPSVSAARPLRRPLEEYSESDREESEYESDGEEVDRSPPHAREDEPDHEDEYEEDADEAADAISPSEEDEDEEPRGKTGSSTLKRKEFDSDGESPPRKMTSVNRRKAIVFDSDED